A stretch of the Bacillus sp. B-jedd genome encodes the following:
- the ptsG gene encoding glucose-specific PTS transporter subunit IIBC yields MSSFFEKAQQFGKSFMLPIAVLPAAGLLLGIGGALSNPNTVQAYPFLDIGWLQSVFTIMSSAGSVVFANLALLFAVGLAVGLARSDKGTAGLAGVLAFLVMNATISALLTITGTMNSDNPAAVGQGMTLGIHTLETGVFGGVLAGVLSSWLHNRYNKKQLPQFLGFFSGSRFVPIISSFAAIFLGVLVFFIWPFIQKGIFQMGGLVEATGYIGTFIYGFVLRMLGPFGLHHIFYMPFWTTSLGGSLTINGQLVEGTQRIFFAQLADPDTQKFYIGTARFMSGRFITMMFGLVGACLAMYKTAKPENKKKVAGLLGSAALTSFLTGITEPIEFSFLFIAPMLYVLHAFLDGLAFMLAHIFQITIGQTFSGGFIDFVLFGILQGTAKTNWYMVPIIGIPWFFVYYFSFSFLIKKFNFKTPGREDEGMDTATAGTTNKSERAETIITGLGGKENLENVDCCATRLRVTVADVNRVDDDLLKKTGAKGIVKKGNGVQVIYGPEVTIIKNEIEEMVGE; encoded by the coding sequence ATGAGCAGTTTTTTTGAGAAAGCTCAGCAGTTTGGGAAGTCGTTTATGCTGCCAATCGCTGTTTTGCCTGCGGCTGGTTTGCTGCTTGGGATCGGGGGTGCGCTTTCGAATCCTAATACGGTACAGGCGTATCCATTCCTTGATATAGGTTGGCTGCAGTCTGTTTTTACGATTATGTCGAGTGCGGGTTCGGTTGTTTTTGCTAACCTTGCATTGCTTTTTGCGGTTGGGCTGGCTGTAGGCCTGGCAAGATCGGATAAAGGGACAGCGGGCCTGGCTGGCGTTCTTGCCTTCCTGGTTATGAATGCGACTATTTCCGCTCTCCTGACGATTACTGGGACAATGAACAGCGATAATCCTGCCGCAGTCGGACAGGGAATGACACTAGGAATCCATACACTCGAGACGGGAGTTTTTGGAGGTGTGCTTGCGGGTGTACTGAGCTCATGGCTGCATAACCGCTATAATAAAAAGCAGCTGCCACAATTCCTTGGCTTCTTCAGTGGTTCACGTTTTGTGCCAATTATTTCTTCGTTCGCGGCCATTTTCCTTGGCGTGCTCGTGTTCTTCATCTGGCCTTTCATCCAAAAAGGCATTTTCCAAATGGGCGGGCTTGTGGAAGCGACCGGCTATATTGGGACATTCATTTACGGTTTCGTCCTCCGCATGCTTGGACCTTTCGGACTTCATCATATTTTCTACATGCCTTTCTGGACTACAAGCCTTGGAGGCTCACTGACAATCAATGGCCAGCTCGTCGAGGGGACGCAACGTATTTTCTTTGCGCAGCTTGCTGACCCGGATACCCAGAAGTTTTATATTGGAACGGCCCGTTTCATGTCAGGCCGATTCATTACCATGATGTTCGGACTTGTTGGCGCGTGCCTTGCCATGTACAAGACCGCGAAACCAGAGAACAAGAAAAAAGTTGCCGGCCTCCTCGGATCTGCCGCGCTTACATCTTTCCTGACAGGAATTACCGAACCGATTGAGTTCTCCTTCCTGTTTATCGCACCGATGCTTTATGTTCTTCACGCATTTTTGGACGGGTTGGCTTTCATGCTCGCCCATATTTTCCAAATCACCATCGGACAGACTTTCTCCGGCGGTTTCATTGATTTTGTTTTGTTCGGCATTTTGCAGGGAACAGCTAAAACAAACTGGTACATGGTGCCAATCATCGGGATTCCTTGGTTCTTTGTTTATTATTTCTCATTCAGCTTCCTGATCAAGAAGTTCAACTTCAAGACGCCAGGGCGTGAAGATGAGGGCATGGACACCGCTACTGCCGGAACTACGAATAAAAGCGAGCGGGCCGAAACGATTATCACCGGGCTTGGCGGAAAAGAAAATCTCGAGAATGTCGATTGCTGCGCGACCCGTCTTCGTGTCACCGTTGCGGATGTCAATCGTGTCGATGATGACCTTTTGAAAAAAACCGGCGCCAAAGGAATCGTGAAAAAAGGCAATGGCGTTCAGGTAATTTACGGACCTGAAGTCACCATTATCAAAAACGAAATCGAGGAAATGGTAGGCGAGTAA
- a CDS encoding N-acetylmannosamine-6-phosphate 2-epimerase has protein sequence MLNEIKNKLVVSCQALENEPLHSSFIMAKMALAAKIGGAAGIRANSKADILAIKEEVSLPVIGIVKRDYEDSEVFITATEKELEELLESGCEMIAMDATARKRPGGVTLEDLVAFLRKKNPAVQLMADISTVEEARTAEKLGFDCVSTTLYGYTNETKGSKLYEEDFNFLKTVLKEVTIPVIAEGNIQTPEMAKQALALGAHSIVVGGAITRPQNITAAFVQEI, from the coding sequence ATGCTTAATGAAATCAAGAATAAACTGGTCGTATCGTGCCAAGCGCTGGAAAATGAGCCGCTTCACAGTTCCTTCATTATGGCAAAAATGGCCCTGGCCGCTAAAATCGGCGGGGCTGCCGGAATCCGTGCGAATTCCAAGGCGGATATCCTTGCCATTAAAGAGGAGGTTTCCCTCCCTGTCATCGGCATTGTCAAAAGGGATTATGAAGACAGCGAGGTGTTCATTACCGCAACCGAGAAGGAACTCGAGGAACTTCTTGAGAGTGGCTGCGAAATGATTGCGATGGATGCAACTGCGAGGAAAAGGCCAGGCGGTGTCACGCTAGAAGACCTTGTAGCATTTTTGCGCAAAAAAAATCCTGCCGTCCAATTGATGGCCGACATTTCAACAGTTGAAGAAGCCCGTACAGCCGAAAAACTAGGATTCGACTGTGTTTCCACCACACTATACGGCTATACAAACGAAACAAAAGGAAGTAAGCTTTATGAAGAGGACTTCAACTTCCTAAAAACCGTACTAAAAGAGGTCACCATACCCGTCATCGCAGAGGGCAACATTCAAACACCCGAAATGGCCAAACAAGCACTAGCACTCGGTGCCCACTCTATCGTCGTTGGCGGCGCCATCACAAGACCACAAAACATTACTGCCGCTTTTGTCCAGGAAATCTGA
- a CDS encoding MurR/RpiR family transcriptional regulator: protein MASLLMEIQNVYSNLSDKERNIADFILANPEDASRRNIQELADQTGVSISTITRFAKKVSCRNFVEMKIRLASKSDGTAKATGLNESLLASYHEMLADVQLLNSPDSVDPVLKMMETASRIFIYGLGSSGLAAQELNYRLSRMGFICEAITDPHLMTIRSTLVQEGDLVIAISRSGQTPDLIQSLRRGKDKGADLVAITAFGNTPLTDLAKSVLWTIHPGRSDFHQTGLDISTLYLIDRITLHFLADNQREQLYLQTVKAITNRPLS, encoded by the coding sequence ATGGCTTCACTATTAATGGAAATACAAAATGTGTATTCCAATCTGTCGGATAAGGAAAGAAATATCGCGGATTTTATCCTCGCCAATCCTGAGGATGCATCACGCAGAAATATCCAGGAACTTGCAGACCAGACAGGAGTCTCAATCAGCACGATCACCCGATTTGCAAAAAAGGTTTCCTGCCGGAATTTTGTAGAAATGAAAATCAGGCTCGCAAGTAAATCTGATGGCACAGCGAAAGCAACGGGACTAAATGAAAGCTTGCTCGCTTCCTATCATGAAATGCTTGCTGATGTCCAGTTGCTCAACTCTCCTGATTCGGTAGATCCGGTGCTTAAAATGATGGAAACGGCATCGAGGATTTTCATTTATGGGCTGGGCAGTTCTGGGCTGGCCGCCCAGGAATTGAATTACCGGCTGAGCAGGATGGGATTTATTTGCGAAGCGATAACGGATCCACATTTAATGACAATCCGGAGCACCCTCGTACAGGAAGGCGATTTGGTCATAGCGATTTCAAGATCCGGACAAACCCCCGACCTGATTCAATCATTGCGAAGGGGGAAAGATAAAGGTGCGGACCTTGTCGCTATCACCGCCTTTGGAAACACGCCGCTGACCGATCTTGCCAAATCTGTCTTATGGACGATTCACCCTGGGCGAAGCGACTTTCATCAAACCGGCCTGGACATAAGCACCTTATACCTAATTGATCGAATCACCCTACACTTCCTGGCAGACAATCAACGAGAACAGCTATACCTGCAAACAGTCAAAGCCATCACCAACCGGCCCCTTTCCTGA
- a CDS encoding DUF4181 domain-containing protein, whose protein sequence is MIVFPFIVTLLIFILIQQVVLTIMAKALRINRKKHRALAETKIGMAFDIVLFVIGIYIALPDRPLLFAILILGGIEARRGVEQYKLHRNDREYLLNIASFAFVLIIGAFCSWYFKNYFV, encoded by the coding sequence ATGATCGTTTTCCCTTTTATCGTCACACTTTTAATTTTTATTCTTATTCAACAAGTTGTTCTCACCATAATGGCTAAAGCCTTGCGGATAAATAGAAAGAAACACAGGGCACTGGCCGAAACAAAAATCGGGATGGCTTTTGATATTGTCTTGTTTGTAATTGGAATTTACATTGCACTTCCGGACCGCCCCTTATTGTTCGCCATCCTCATACTTGGAGGAATCGAAGCAAGACGGGGAGTCGAACAATATAAACTACACAGGAACGACAGAGAATACCTTTTGAACATTGCCAGCTTCGCGTTCGTTCTTATCATAGGCGCCTTCTGCTCCTGGTACTTCAAAAATTATTTCGTCTAA
- a CDS encoding DinB family protein, which yields MYHTLDEFLQTWKHESEGTEKILDALTDESLKQEVAKDHRTLGQLAWHLVTTLHEMMSRTGLKFEAAEHESKQPDSAKEIAESYRQSSNAMVAALKEQWTDETLKDAHDMYGQQWPNHVTLSILVDHQIHHRGQMTVLMRQAGLRVPGMYGPSREDWLDSGMEPPAL from the coding sequence ATGTATCATACTTTGGATGAGTTTTTGCAGACGTGGAAGCATGAGTCGGAGGGGACGGAGAAAATTCTTGATGCGCTTACGGATGAATCGCTGAAGCAGGAGGTGGCGAAGGACCATCGAACGCTTGGACAGCTGGCATGGCATTTGGTCACGACCCTACATGAAATGATGTCGCGCACGGGGCTGAAGTTCGAAGCAGCCGAGCACGAGAGCAAACAACCTGACTCTGCAAAAGAAATCGCCGAAAGCTACCGGCAGTCGAGCAATGCGATGGTCGCCGCCCTCAAAGAACAGTGGACTGACGAAACTCTGAAGGATGCCCATGATATGTACGGGCAGCAATGGCCGAATCATGTGACCCTGTCCATCCTTGTCGACCATCAGATCCACCACCGCGGGCAAATGACTGTCCTCATGCGCCAGGCCGGCCTCCGTGTCCCAGGCATGTACGGGCCTTCTCGGGAAGATTGGCTGGATTCCGGCATGGAGCCCCCGGCGCTCTAA
- the gloA2 gene encoding SMU1112c/YaeR family gloxylase I-like metalloprotein: MFLKRIHHVAVIVSDYERSKDFYVRVLGLTPVGEVYREERDSYKLDLAVNGEYQIELFSFPDPAGRPNYPEAAGLRHLAFEVDSVEDTLSHLKTNGVEVEPVRVDPVTEKKYTFFKDPDGLPIELYEG; this comes from the coding sequence ATGTTTTTGAAGAGGATCCATCATGTGGCGGTTATTGTTTCGGATTATGAAAGGTCGAAAGATTTTTATGTGCGGGTGTTGGGTTTGACCCCAGTGGGGGAGGTTTACCGGGAGGAGCGGGATTCTTATAAGCTTGATTTGGCGGTGAATGGCGAGTATCAGATCGAGTTGTTTTCGTTCCCTGACCCGGCAGGAAGGCCGAATTATCCAGAGGCGGCGGGGTTGCGCCATTTGGCATTTGAGGTGGATAGCGTCGAGGACACGCTTAGCCATTTAAAAACGAATGGAGTAGAAGTTGAGCCGGTCAGAGTTGACCCTGTGACGGAAAAGAAATATACGTTTTTCAAGGATCCGGATGGATTGCCGATTGAGCTTTATGAGGGATAG
- a CDS encoding YjiH family protein, whose amino-acid sequence MGTGQLEKVEPQKEKRLSLNVAKFFIFSAIGIFVFFVPITMNGKSSIMLDHIVTFISSAVPGILPYYGLVVILAGAVYPFVNKTWNKDTVTTVFSLLKVLGLITAVMLVFNIGPKWFFDPNMGPFLFNKLVIPVGMLVPIGSIFLAMLVGYGLLEFIGIFMQPVMRPIWKTPGRSAVDAVASFVGSYSIGLLITNRVFKEGKYTIKEAAIIATGFSTVSATFMIVVAKTLDLMEIWNTYFWVTFLVTFLVTAITVRIWPLSKMNDSYYENKEGDREVLVKKDRIRHAWQEAMATADTAPSLAQNIWANLKDGFIMTMGILPSIMSVGLIGLVLAEYTPLFDWLGYLFYPFIALVQLPDPLLASKASALSIAEMFLPALLVAKAALVTKFVIGVVSVSAIIFFSAVVPCILSTEIPLSIRQLVIIWFQRVVLTILLTAPLAYLLL is encoded by the coding sequence ATGGGAACAGGACAATTGGAAAAAGTGGAGCCACAAAAGGAAAAAAGACTGTCGCTGAATGTGGCGAAGTTTTTCATTTTCTCAGCAATTGGAATATTTGTATTTTTCGTACCGATAACGATGAATGGCAAGTCGTCAATCATGCTCGATCACATTGTAACGTTCATTTCCTCAGCGGTCCCGGGCATCCTGCCATACTATGGCCTGGTCGTCATTCTCGCAGGGGCGGTTTACCCGTTCGTCAACAAAACGTGGAATAAGGATACTGTAACAACCGTATTTTCTCTGCTGAAAGTGCTCGGCCTCATTACTGCGGTGATGCTTGTTTTCAATATTGGGCCGAAGTGGTTTTTTGACCCGAATATGGGGCCGTTTTTGTTCAATAAGCTCGTGATTCCAGTCGGCATGCTCGTGCCTATCGGATCGATCTTCCTGGCAATGCTGGTTGGTTATGGTCTGCTTGAATTTATCGGAATATTCATGCAACCGGTTATGCGGCCGATTTGGAAGACGCCGGGCAGGTCCGCTGTGGATGCGGTTGCGTCTTTTGTTGGCAGTTATTCCATTGGCCTTTTGATTACAAACAGGGTTTTTAAAGAAGGAAAGTACACGATCAAAGAGGCTGCCATCATTGCGACAGGTTTCTCGACCGTCTCAGCTACATTCATGATCGTCGTCGCAAAAACTCTTGATTTAATGGAAATCTGGAACACGTATTTCTGGGTTACATTCCTAGTGACTTTTCTTGTAACCGCTATCACAGTCCGCATTTGGCCGCTTTCAAAAATGAATGACTCCTACTATGAGAATAAAGAAGGGGACAGGGAAGTACTCGTTAAGAAAGACCGTATTAGGCATGCGTGGCAGGAAGCGATGGCAACAGCTGACACTGCCCCGAGCCTCGCTCAAAATATTTGGGCCAACCTGAAAGACGGGTTCATCATGACAATGGGCATCCTGCCGTCAATCATGTCAGTGGGGCTGATTGGCTTGGTGCTCGCCGAATATACGCCGCTGTTCGACTGGCTCGGCTATTTGTTCTATCCGTTCATCGCCCTTGTCCAGCTGCCGGATCCGCTGCTCGCATCGAAAGCAAGCGCGCTTTCCATCGCGGAAATGTTCCTGCCGGCCCTGCTCGTCGCCAAAGCCGCTCTTGTCACAAAATTTGTTATCGGCGTTGTTTCTGTTTCAGCCATCATCTTCTTCTCAGCCGTGGTGCCCTGCATCCTGTCAACAGAAATTCCGCTGTCCATTCGCCAGCTCGTCATTATATGGTTCCAGCGCGTAGTCCTTACCATCCTGCTCACCGCCCCGCTGGCCTACCTACTGCTATAG
- a CDS encoding agmatinase family protein — MRNFLYPKLVPPGFTWNRPGDGTASKVHEWIQPLAEFSKEASRDADVVLAGVPLSRSSISASGASEFPEAFRRSWKTFSTYNLDEDVDLVGMKVLDAGDVPMHVTDIAKCHLNIREASAALHEHFADSIVCAVGGDHSITAMMVKGMHAARPDQRIGILQFDTHFDLRSMEDNGQSNGTPMRNLIESGVVKGSDMYNLGLHGFFNTKDLKEYADEHGVNYRTLRQVRKQGIVQAVEQSLEELAAKVDVIYLTVDMDVLDIAYAPGVPASTPGGMTTDELFEGVLAAGKHPKVKAMDIVCLDPMRDTQAQSTVKTGTHVFLTFLTGVRMR; from the coding sequence ATGAGGAATTTCTTATATCCAAAGCTGGTGCCGCCGGGATTTACTTGGAACCGGCCCGGGGATGGGACTGCATCTAAAGTTCATGAGTGGATCCAGCCGCTTGCGGAGTTTTCGAAGGAGGCGAGCAGGGATGCGGATGTGGTTCTTGCGGGTGTTCCGCTTTCGAGATCCTCGATCAGTGCTTCAGGAGCTTCCGAATTTCCGGAGGCTTTCCGGCGTTCGTGGAAAACTTTTTCCACCTATAACCTCGATGAGGATGTCGATCTAGTGGGGATGAAGGTGCTTGATGCCGGGGATGTGCCGATGCATGTGACCGATATTGCCAAGTGCCATTTAAATATCCGGGAGGCCTCTGCCGCGCTGCACGAGCATTTTGCAGATTCGATTGTCTGCGCGGTTGGGGGCGACCATTCGATTACCGCGATGATGGTGAAGGGCATGCATGCTGCAAGGCCCGATCAGCGGATTGGAATCCTCCAGTTCGACACGCATTTCGACCTGAGGAGCATGGAGGATAACGGGCAATCAAACGGGACGCCGATGCGGAATCTTATTGAAAGCGGCGTCGTCAAGGGAAGTGATATGTACAATCTTGGGCTGCATGGGTTTTTCAATACGAAAGATTTAAAAGAATACGCGGATGAGCACGGCGTCAATTACCGGACGCTGCGGCAGGTCAGGAAACAGGGGATCGTCCAAGCGGTGGAACAAAGTCTCGAAGAGCTTGCGGCGAAAGTGGACGTCATTTATCTGACCGTCGACATGGACGTCCTCGACATCGCCTACGCACCGGGAGTCCCGGCCTCCACGCCAGGCGGCATGACAACCGATGAACTGTTCGAAGGCGTCCTCGCAGCCGGCAAACACCCAAAAGTCAAAGCAATGGACATCGTCTGCCTCGACCCTATGCGGGACACACAAGCCCAATCTACTGTCAAAACAGGCACGCACGTCTTCCTTACCTTTTTGACCGGCGTTCGAATGCGGTGA
- the hutI gene encoding imidazolonepropionase gives MTKPLFIRNASQLVTMKSDAAGPRVKEEMSELGLIENGSVWIEDGAIQAVGHDEELSREYAGRLHEADVVDASGKLVTPGLVDPHTHLVFAGSREDEFNMRLQGATYMEIMNAGGGIHATTRRTKAASFEELLEESAGRLDKFLLHGITTVEAKSGYGMEWETERKQLEVAKKLNETHPVDIVSTFMGAHAVPADYKERPDEFVDYVIGLLPEVAELGLAEFNDVFCEKGVFTPEQSRKILEAGKAYGLKPKIHADEIEPYEGAELAAEVGAISADHLLKASDKGIDAMAAAGVVGVLLPGTAYFLRAEFANARKMIDAGVPVALSTDCNPGSSPTVSLPFIMNLGCLMMGMTPAEVLCAATVNAAHAINRATEVGTLESGKKADVTIFDISNYMKLQYSYGVNHVHTVVKAGRVVVNEGNLEKKDVPNCVN, from the coding sequence ATGACGAAGCCTCTGTTTATACGGAATGCGTCGCAGTTGGTGACGATGAAGAGCGATGCGGCGGGCCCGCGGGTTAAGGAGGAGATGTCCGAGCTCGGACTGATTGAAAACGGAAGTGTTTGGATTGAGGATGGCGCGATTCAGGCGGTTGGCCACGATGAGGAGTTAAGCCGAGAATATGCTGGCAGATTGCACGAGGCGGATGTGGTTGATGCGAGCGGCAAGCTTGTCACACCTGGGCTCGTTGATCCGCACACGCATCTCGTTTTTGCCGGCAGTCGTGAAGATGAGTTCAATATGAGGCTGCAGGGTGCGACTTATATGGAAATCATGAACGCCGGCGGCGGGATTCATGCGACGACGCGAAGGACGAAGGCTGCGTCGTTTGAAGAACTATTGGAGGAAAGTGCCGGACGATTGGATAAGTTTCTTTTGCACGGGATCACGACCGTTGAGGCGAAAAGCGGCTACGGGATGGAGTGGGAAACGGAACGAAAGCAGCTTGAGGTTGCCAAAAAGCTGAACGAAACGCACCCGGTGGACATCGTTTCCACCTTCATGGGTGCGCATGCGGTTCCTGCGGATTATAAGGAACGGCCGGATGAGTTCGTCGATTATGTGATTGGTCTACTGCCAGAAGTGGCGGAGCTCGGGCTCGCCGAGTTCAATGATGTTTTTTGCGAAAAAGGGGTGTTCACCCCTGAGCAGTCCCGGAAAATTCTTGAGGCGGGAAAGGCGTACGGTCTGAAGCCGAAGATCCATGCGGATGAGATTGAGCCGTATGAAGGAGCCGAACTTGCTGCCGAGGTGGGGGCAATTTCTGCGGACCATCTTTTGAAAGCATCCGATAAGGGAATTGATGCGATGGCGGCAGCGGGAGTTGTCGGTGTCCTACTTCCCGGTACGGCTTACTTCCTGAGGGCCGAATTCGCGAACGCGCGGAAGATGATTGATGCCGGAGTGCCGGTGGCGCTGTCGACCGACTGCAATCCGGGCTCGTCGCCGACGGTTTCGCTTCCGTTCATTATGAATCTTGGCTGTTTGATGATGGGAATGACACCGGCGGAGGTCCTGTGCGCCGCAACGGTCAACGCCGCTCATGCGATTAACCGGGCCACAGAGGTCGGAACTCTTGAATCTGGCAAAAAAGCGGACGTAACAATTTTCGATATCTCGAATTATATGAAGCTCCAATACTCTTACGGAGTCAATCACGTTCATACGGTCGTGAAGGCCGGGCGGGTCGTGGTCAACGAAGGGAACTTGGAGAAGAAGGACGTACCGAATTGTGTAAATTAA
- the hutU gene encoding urocanate hydratase — protein MIAEKKDLIKRYRGTELQTKGWVQEAALRMLMNNLDEEVAEKPEELVVYGGIGKAARNWESFQAIVESLKNLESDETLLVQSGKPVAVFKSHKNAPRVLLANSNLVPAWANWDHFHELDKKGLIMYGQMTAGSWIYIGSQGIVQGTYETFAELARQHYGGTLKNTITLTAGLGGMGGAQPLAVTMNDGVCLAIEVDETRIDRRIETAYLDVKTDSLDEAIRLAKVAKKDGKALSIGLLGNAAEILPLMIERGFVPEVLTDQTSSHDPLNGYIPTGYSLEEAAKLRAEEPKQYVKLSKESIASHVRSMLALQQKGAVTFDYGNNIRQVAKDEGVENAFDFPGFVPAYIRPQFCEGKGPFRWAALSGNPEDIYKIDEVLLKEFKDKEHLCKWIRMAREKISFQGLPSRICWLGYGDRARFGKIINDMVASGELEAPIVIGRDHLDAGSVASPNRETEAMKDGSDAVADWPILNALINAVGGASWVSVHHGGGVGMGYSLHAGMVIVADGTKEAEARLERVLTTDPGMGVVRHADAGYELAKKTAREKGINMPMLEKE, from the coding sequence ATGATTGCTGAGAAAAAGGATTTGATTAAGCGTTACCGTGGAACAGAGCTCCAAACGAAAGGCTGGGTGCAGGAGGCCGCATTAAGGATGCTGATGAACAACCTTGATGAGGAGGTCGCCGAGAAGCCGGAGGAGCTAGTTGTCTACGGCGGAATCGGCAAGGCAGCGCGGAACTGGGAAAGCTTCCAAGCGATTGTGGAATCGTTGAAAAACCTTGAATCCGACGAAACGCTTCTCGTCCAGTCCGGTAAGCCGGTTGCCGTTTTCAAAAGCCACAAAAATGCACCAAGGGTGCTCCTGGCGAATTCGAATCTTGTCCCGGCTTGGGCGAATTGGGACCATTTCCACGAGCTCGACAAAAAGGGTCTGATAATGTACGGGCAGATGACGGCCGGCAGCTGGATTTATATCGGCAGCCAAGGGATTGTGCAGGGTACATATGAGACATTTGCAGAGCTTGCGCGCCAGCATTACGGCGGCACCCTAAAAAATACGATTACACTGACTGCCGGGCTCGGGGGCATGGGAGGAGCGCAACCTCTCGCCGTAACGATGAATGACGGCGTCTGCCTCGCGATTGAGGTGGATGAAACGAGAATCGACCGCCGGATCGAAACCGCCTACCTCGATGTGAAAACGGATAGCCTTGATGAAGCGATCCGACTGGCGAAGGTGGCTAAAAAGGATGGCAAGGCGCTGTCGATTGGCCTGCTGGGGAACGCCGCGGAAATTCTCCCGCTTATGATTGAGCGCGGGTTCGTTCCCGAAGTGCTGACCGACCAGACGTCATCGCACGACCCGCTTAACGGCTACATTCCAACCGGATATTCGCTGGAAGAGGCTGCGAAACTTCGCGCGGAAGAACCTAAACAGTATGTGAAGCTTTCAAAGGAAAGCATCGCAAGCCATGTCCGTTCGATGCTTGCGCTCCAGCAAAAGGGAGCCGTTACGTTCGATTACGGAAACAACATCCGCCAGGTCGCGAAGGATGAGGGCGTCGAGAATGCGTTTGATTTTCCGGGATTTGTGCCGGCCTACATCCGTCCGCAATTTTGCGAAGGGAAAGGGCCTTTCCGCTGGGCGGCGCTCTCCGGAAACCCTGAAGATATTTATAAAATCGACGAAGTGCTGCTGAAGGAATTCAAAGATAAGGAACATCTGTGCAAGTGGATCCGCATGGCGCGCGAAAAAATCAGCTTCCAGGGGCTGCCGTCCCGGATTTGCTGGCTTGGCTATGGGGACCGGGCGCGTTTCGGCAAAATTATTAACGATATGGTTGCCTCCGGCGAACTCGAAGCACCGATTGTCATCGGGCGCGACCACCTTGACGCTGGTTCCGTCGCTTCCCCGAACCGGGAGACCGAAGCGATGAAGGATGGCAGTGACGCGGTCGCGGACTGGCCGATTCTGAATGCGCTGATCAACGCGGTCGGCGGGGCGAGCTGGGTCTCCGTCCACCACGGCGGCGGCGTCGGAATGGGTTATTCCCTGCACGCCGGGATGGTCATTGTCGCGGATGGGACGAAGGAAGCGGAAGCCCGCCTTGAGCGGGTGCTGACGACCGACCCGGGAATGGGCGTCGTCCGCCATGCCGACGCAGGTTACGAACTAGCGAAGAAAACCGCACGTGAAAAAGGCATCAACATGCCGATGCTGGAGAAGGAGTAA